Proteins from a genomic interval of Pristis pectinata isolate sPriPec2 chromosome 9, sPriPec2.1.pri, whole genome shotgun sequence:
- the LOC127574580 gene encoding tribbles homolog 1-like, whose amino-acid sequence MSLNVHRASPIPILRNGRWRPKRLEADEPAPKCPRLSDSPPDTAYFSAPGSPNPTPSSPCSAQAWARIGNYLLLQNLERDNVFKAIGCHTGKEFVCKVFDIKHYRDEIGPYLRIPLHDNITAIEEIILGERRCYVFLEKGHGDMHLYMRNRKRLGEEEAARLFHQIVSAVAHCHESGIVLRDLKLRKFVFADEQRSRLRLESLEDAHILKGKDDSLSDKHGCPAYVSPEILNTSGCYSGKAADIWSLGVMLYTLLVGRYPFHDSDPSALFSKIRRGHFCIPDSVSPKAKCLIRSLLRRDPPERLTASEILLHPWFQAASQQAPADQDSPTSDQTVPEPENDQQEGNFLIC is encoded by the exons ATGAGTTTAAACGTGCACAGGGCGAGCCCCATCCCGATCCTCCGCAACGGCAGATGGAGACCGAAGCGACTGGAGGCCGACGAGCCGGCTCCTAAGTGCCCGCGGCTGAGCGACTCTCCCCCGGACACCGCTTACTTCTCCGCCCCGGGATCCCCCAACCCGACTCCTAGCAGCCCGTGCAGCGCCCAGGCGTGGGCTCGGATAGGGAACTACCTCCTGCTACAAAACCTGGAGAGGGACAACGTCTTCAAGGCAATCGGGTGCCACACCGGGAAAGAATTCGTGTGCAAG GTTTTTGACATCAAGCATTACCGGGATGAGATCGGACCATATCTGCGGATCCCACTCCACGACAACATCACCGCTATCGAGGAGATAATCCTCGGAGAGCGGAGGTGCTATGTGTTCCTGGAGAAGGGCCACGGCGACATGCACTTATACATGCGGAACCGCAAGCGCCTGGGAGAGGAGGAAGCGGCGCGGCTCTTTCACCAGATTGTCTCGGCAGTGGCTCATTGTCATGAATCGGGCATCGTCCTGCGGGACCTCAAACTCAGGAAATTCGTCTTTGCTGATGAGCAGAG GAGCAGGCTGAGGCTGGAAAGCTTGGAGGATGCTCATATCCTGAAAGGAAAGGATGACTCCCTGTCTGATAAGCATGGATGTCCGGCTTACGTGAGCCCAGAGATACTGAACACGAGTGGATGTTATTCTGGGAAAGCAGCGGACATCTGGAGTCTAGGCGTCATGCTTTACACCCTCCTAGTGGGACGCTATCCTTTCCACGATTCCGACCCCAGTGCCCTCTTCAGTAAGATCCGGCGCGGGCATTTCTGCATCCCGGACAGCGTCTCGCCTAAAGCCAAGTGTCTGATCCGTAGCCTGCTGAGGCGCGATCCCCCGGAGCGACTGACAGCCAGTGAGATCCTTCTACATCCCTGGTTCCAGGCTGCCTCTCAGCAGGCCCCTGCTGATCAAGACAGTCCCACCTCTGACCAGACCGTCCCTGAGCCTGAGAACGACCAGCAGGAAGGCAATTTCCTTATCTGTTGA